A single window of Myxocyprinus asiaticus isolate MX2 ecotype Aquarium Trade chromosome 34, UBuf_Myxa_2, whole genome shotgun sequence DNA harbors:
- the LOC127425531 gene encoding c-Myc-binding protein-like, with protein sequence MAHYRASESKREQFRRYLEKAGVLDSLTNVLVALYEEREKPNNALDFIKHHLGIAGLESADVENLRLELNDLQHKYEQLMEENKELKNRLLQYESVQEDRTE encoded by the exons ATGGCGCATTACAGA GCATCAGAGTCGAAGCGCGAGCAGTTCAGGAGATATCTGGAGAAAGCTGGAGTTCTGGACAGTCTCACCAATG tgTTGGTGGCTTTGTACGAGGAAAGGGAGAAACCCAACAATGCTCTTGA CTTTATAAAGCATCATCTGGGTATCGCTGGACTCGAGTCTGCTGATGTGGAGAATCTGCGTCTGGAGCTCAATGATTTACAACACAAATATGAACAGCTCATGGAGGAAAACAAAGAGCTTAAAAACAGG ctTCTGCAGTACGAGTCTGTGCAGGAAGACAGAACGGAATAA